In a single window of the Diospyros lotus cultivar Yz01 chromosome 10, ASM1463336v1, whole genome shotgun sequence genome:
- the LOC127811347 gene encoding geranylgeranyl transferase type-2 subunit beta 1-like isoform X1: MISAERMGELEVEKHANYILSVEKKKDSFESVVMEHLRINGAYWGLTTLDLLGKIDAVNSEEVVSWVMKCQHESGGFGGNIGHDPHLLYTLSAIQILALFDKINILDAEKVSYYIASLQNEDGSFSGDMWGEVDTRFSYIAICSLALLHGLEKIDVEKAVKYIVSCKNLDGGFGCTPGAESHAGQIFCCVGALAITGFLDLVDKDLLGWWLCERQVKSGGLNGRPEKLPDVCYSWWVLSSLIMIDRVHWIDKEKLVKYILDCQDKEKGGISDRPDDAVDVYHTYFGVAGLAHLEYPGLKAIDPAYALPVDVVDRIFLGR; the protein is encoded by the exons AATGGGGGAACTAGAAGTTGAAAAGCATGCTAACTACATATTATCAGTGGAAAAG AAAAAGGACAGTTTTGAATCTGTGGTGATGGAACATCTACGAATCAATGGAGCATATTGGGGTCTAACTACTCTGGATCTCTTAGGGAAGATTGATGCAGTTAATTCTGAGGAGGTGGTTTCATGGGTCATGAAGTGCCAACATGAATCTG GTGGGTTTGGTGGCAATATTGGACATGATCCACATCTATTGTATACACTCAGTGCCATTCAAATTTTGGCACTTTTTGACAAGATAAACATACTAGATGCTGAAAAGGTATCATACT ATATAGCAAGCCTGCAGAATGAAGATGGATCCTTTTCAGGTGACATGTGGGGTGAAGTTGATACACG GTTCTCTTATATTGCGATATGTTCTCTTGCACTATTACATGGCTTGGAAAAAATTGATGTGGAAAAAGCCGTAAAGTACATTGTGAGTTGCAAGAATCTGGATGGTGGATTTGGATGCACACCTGGTGCAGAATCTCATGCAGGGCAAA TTTTCTGTTGTGTGGGTGCCCTTGCGATAACTGGTTTTCTAGATCTCGTTGATAAGGACCTCCTTGGGTGGTGGTTATGCGAAAGACAAGTTAAATCTGGAGGTCTAAACGGCCGTCCTGAGAAGCTTCCTGAT GTCTGTTACTCTTGGTGGGTCCTTTCTAGCTTGATCATGATCGATAGAGTTCATTGGATTGACAAAGAAAAGCTTGTTAAATATATCTTGGATTGTCAG GATAAAGAAAAGGGGGGTATTTCAGATAGGCCAGATGATGCTGTTGATGTATATCATACGTATTTCGGAGTTGCTG GTCTTGCGCATCTTGAGTATCCAGGATTGAAAGCCATTGATCCTGCCTATGCTTTGCCAGTTGATGTTGTGGATAGGATTTTCCTTGGCAGATAA
- the LOC127811347 gene encoding geranylgeranyl transferase type-2 subunit beta 1-like isoform X2 — protein MGELEVEKHANYILSVEKKKDSFESVVMEHLRINGAYWGLTTLDLLGKIDAVNSEEVVSWVMKCQHESGGFGGNIGHDPHLLYTLSAIQILALFDKINILDAEKVSYYIASLQNEDGSFSGDMWGEVDTRFSYIAICSLALLHGLEKIDVEKAVKYIVSCKNLDGGFGCTPGAESHAGQIFCCVGALAITGFLDLVDKDLLGWWLCERQVKSGGLNGRPEKLPDVCYSWWVLSSLIMIDRVHWIDKEKLVKYILDCQDKEKGGISDRPDDAVDVYHTYFGVAGLAHLEYPGLKAIDPAYALPVDVVDRIFLGR, from the exons ATGGGGGAACTAGAAGTTGAAAAGCATGCTAACTACATATTATCAGTGGAAAAG AAAAAGGACAGTTTTGAATCTGTGGTGATGGAACATCTACGAATCAATGGAGCATATTGGGGTCTAACTACTCTGGATCTCTTAGGGAAGATTGATGCAGTTAATTCTGAGGAGGTGGTTTCATGGGTCATGAAGTGCCAACATGAATCTG GTGGGTTTGGTGGCAATATTGGACATGATCCACATCTATTGTATACACTCAGTGCCATTCAAATTTTGGCACTTTTTGACAAGATAAACATACTAGATGCTGAAAAGGTATCATACT ATATAGCAAGCCTGCAGAATGAAGATGGATCCTTTTCAGGTGACATGTGGGGTGAAGTTGATACACG GTTCTCTTATATTGCGATATGTTCTCTTGCACTATTACATGGCTTGGAAAAAATTGATGTGGAAAAAGCCGTAAAGTACATTGTGAGTTGCAAGAATCTGGATGGTGGATTTGGATGCACACCTGGTGCAGAATCTCATGCAGGGCAAA TTTTCTGTTGTGTGGGTGCCCTTGCGATAACTGGTTTTCTAGATCTCGTTGATAAGGACCTCCTTGGGTGGTGGTTATGCGAAAGACAAGTTAAATCTGGAGGTCTAAACGGCCGTCCTGAGAAGCTTCCTGAT GTCTGTTACTCTTGGTGGGTCCTTTCTAGCTTGATCATGATCGATAGAGTTCATTGGATTGACAAAGAAAAGCTTGTTAAATATATCTTGGATTGTCAG GATAAAGAAAAGGGGGGTATTTCAGATAGGCCAGATGATGCTGTTGATGTATATCATACGTATTTCGGAGTTGCTG GTCTTGCGCATCTTGAGTATCCAGGATTGAAAGCCATTGATCCTGCCTATGCTTTGCCAGTTGATGTTGTGGATAGGATTTTCCTTGGCAGATAA